One Thermococcus alcaliphilus genomic region harbors:
- a CDS encoding inorganic phosphate transporter, with translation MIELLSDPWLFITIAVGLFMAWAIGANDAANSMSTAVGAGAITPKQAVIIAGVLEFTGAYLFGKSVTETVRKGIIDASQISDPNVIVYGSIAALLAASLWLLFASKFGLPVSTTHSIIGGIVGYGMVYAGTSIVNWGKMAQVVASWILSPIFGAIVAFVVIKLVSKTILQQKDPIESAKKWAPVWIGLAFVVIGSMFYIKVMHGKSLFIAVSRYGLAAGIGAFLVSFALLRRNFKATDPYWGAEAIFRKVQVLTSAYVALSHGANDVANAVGPVAAVYAVATMGLAGMKVPVPRWILAMGGLGIAIGVATYGYKVMETVGRKITELTNTRGFSIDFSAATVVLVASWLGLPISTTHTVVGAVIGVGLARGVKAINKDIVKDIVISWFVTVPVAAIIAGIVFKILMIVG, from the coding sequence ATGATCGAGCTACTTAGTGATCCCTGGTTGTTCATCACAATTGCGGTTGGCCTTTTTATGGCATGGGCAATAGGTGCAAACGATGCTGCAAACTCAATGAGTACAGCCGTTGGAGCCGGAGCAATAACACCAAAGCAGGCAGTTATAATAGCGGGCGTGCTTGAATTCACAGGTGCTTATCTCTTCGGAAAAAGCGTTACCGAAACTGTTAGGAAAGGAATAATCGATGCGTCTCAAATAAGCGATCCAAATGTTATTGTTTATGGCTCTATTGCCGCCCTTCTTGCGGCCTCGCTATGGTTGCTGTTTGCATCAAAGTTTGGATTGCCAGTGTCAACGACCCACTCCATTATAGGAGGCATAGTTGGTTATGGTATGGTATATGCCGGAACTTCAATAGTGAATTGGGGCAAGATGGCACAAGTAGTTGCCAGCTGGATACTCTCTCCGATATTTGGCGCAATAGTTGCATTCGTCGTCATAAAACTTGTCTCTAAAACCATACTCCAGCAAAAAGATCCAATAGAAAGCGCTAAAAAATGGGCGCCTGTGTGGATAGGACTTGCATTTGTTGTCATAGGCTCAATGTTCTATATCAAGGTTATGCATGGGAAGTCTCTTTTCATTGCGGTGAGTAGATACGGTCTTGCGGCAGGAATCGGAGCGTTTTTGGTCAGCTTTGCACTTTTGAGAAGAAACTTCAAAGCGACCGATCCATACTGGGGGGCTGAGGCGATATTTAGAAAGGTCCAAGTGCTAACCTCCGCCTATGTTGCTCTCTCCCACGGTGCAAACGATGTTGCAAATGCAGTCGGACCTGTTGCGGCAGTTTATGCAGTAGCAACTATGGGGTTAGCTGGAATGAAGGTTCCAGTGCCAAGATGGATTTTAGCGATGGGTGGTTTAGGAATAGCCATAGGAGTAGCAACTTATGGATACAAGGTTATGGAAACCGTTGGAAGGAAAATCACCGAGCTGACAAACACGAGAGGATTTAGCATAGATTTCTCCGCTGCAACAGTAGTGCTGGTAGCCTCTTGGTTGGGACTGCCAATTTCCACAACACACACCGTTGTAGGAGCCGTTATAGGTGTGGGTCTGGCAAGAGGAGTAAAAGCAATAAACAAGGACATCGTTAAGGATATAGTCATATCTTGGTTTGTAACCGTGCCTGTGGCGGCTATAATTGCGGGCATTGTGTTTAAGATACTAATGATTGTGGGGTGA
- a CDS encoding TIGR00153 family protein produces MQVWTKLFAKSPFKPLIKHAEVVLETVETLERALEAWDKGEYEAMREYARKVDDLEDFADKIKEEIRDSLSSKLFMPVNRGDILRYLQMQDKIADAAENTAKWLLVRDPNDTPEDLKEEVRSLIMKMSQESIKAAKLVYEAIVQMDRVIESGFGEKEIEREYEIIKEIEGVEHKIDELDTKFMEIIFKNSSRLEWGLGMYLLNIAKTLSNISDRAKDAAERIRLMMNK; encoded by the coding sequence ATGCAGGTCTGGACAAAATTATTCGCTAAAAGCCCGTTTAAGCCTTTAATAAAGCACGCTGAAGTTGTTTTAGAGACTGTAGAAACTCTTGAGAGGGCCCTTGAGGCATGGGATAAAGGAGAATACGAGGCAATGAGAGAATACGCGAGGAAAGTAGATGATCTCGAGGACTTTGCCGACAAAATCAAAGAGGAGATAAGGGATAGCTTAAGTTCAAAACTCTTTATGCCCGTTAACCGGGGAGACATCTTAAGGTATCTTCAGATGCAGGATAAAATAGCAGATGCCGCTGAGAACACTGCAAAGTGGCTTCTAGTTAGAGACCCAAACGATACTCCCGAAGACCTCAAGGAGGAAGTGAGAAGTCTAATAATGAAGATGAGTCAGGAAAGCATCAAAGCAGCAAAACTCGTCTATGAGGCAATAGTTCAAATGGATAGAGTTATAGAGAGCGGGTTCGGTGAGAAAGAAATCGAGAGGGAGTACGAAATAATCAAGGAAATAGAAGGCGTTGAGCACAAAATAGATGAACTCGATACCAAGTTCATGGAGATAATTTTCAAAAACTCTTCCAGGTTAGAGTGGGGACTTGGAATGTATCTCCTCAACATTGCAAAAACGCTAAGCAACATATCGGATAGAGCAAAAGACGCAGCAGAGAGAATAAGACTAATGATGAACAAATGA
- a CDS encoding Lrp/AsnC family transcriptional regulator — protein MVTAFILMVTAAGKEREVMEKLLTYPEVKEAYVVYGEYDLIVKVETDTLKDLDHFITERIRKMPEIQMTSTMIAI, from the coding sequence ATGGTGACGGCGTTTATTTTGATGGTGACGGCCGCTGGAAAGGAAAGGGAAGTTATGGAGAAACTTCTTACCTATCCGGAAGTAAAGGAAGCATATGTGGTTTATGGAGAGTATGACCTTATAGTTAAGGTTGAGACAGATACGCTCAAAGATCTCGACCACTTCATAACAGAAAGAATAAGGAAGATGCCCGAAATACAAATGACCTCAACCATGATAGCTATCTGA
- a CDS encoding acetamidase/formamidase family protein has translation MLFIDKSKHIFAFGPNLRPAAEAENGEIVVFETLDALSNQITSEEQTLAAVDFSKVNPATGPLYVKGAKPGDALKVEILDIEVADKGVVVIAPNAGVLGDMVKEPKTKVCKIKDGFVYFGDLRIPAKPMIGVIGVASLKEIPCGEPGKHGGNMDTKLIRKGTTLYLPVFVEGGLLAIGDLHAVMGDGEICVSACEVSGKVTVRVGIVKGMAPPYPVLETEGSLYILVSEEDLWDAIRQTTELGVKVLQKALGLSWEEAYMLGSLILDVEISQLVDPKKTVRIKIPKEYVSAKDVLKALSLE, from the coding sequence ATGCTCTTTATAGATAAGTCCAAGCATATTTTTGCCTTTGGGCCAAATCTTAGACCAGCTGCAGAAGCAGAAAACGGAGAGATAGTGGTTTTTGAGACTTTGGATGCTCTTTCCAACCAGATAACCTCAGAGGAGCAAACCCTTGCAGCTGTGGACTTCTCAAAGGTAAATCCCGCAACAGGGCCACTTTACGTAAAAGGTGCAAAACCAGGAGATGCCTTAAAGGTTGAGATTCTGGATATAGAAGTGGCAGACAAGGGAGTGGTTGTTATTGCACCAAATGCAGGAGTTTTAGGGGATATGGTTAAAGAGCCGAAAACTAAAGTCTGCAAAATCAAAGACGGCTTTGTCTATTTTGGAGATCTTAGAATACCTGCAAAGCCTATGATAGGAGTTATCGGCGTTGCATCTCTAAAAGAAATTCCATGTGGCGAACCCGGCAAGCACGGTGGAAACATGGACACCAAACTCATAAGAAAAGGCACCACTCTTTATCTGCCCGTCTTCGTTGAGGGAGGATTGCTGGCTATTGGAGACCTACACGCGGTAATGGGAGATGGGGAAATCTGCGTCTCAGCTTGTGAAGTCTCGGGAAAGGTGACGGTAAGGGTTGGCATTGTAAAAGGAATGGCTCCTCCATATCCGGTACTTGAAACAGAAGGCTCCTTGTATATACTCGTTTCCGAGGAAGATTTATGGGATGCTATTAGGCAGACAACTGAACTCGGTGTTAAAGTCCTTCAAAAAGCCTTAGGATTAAGCTGGGAAGAAGCATACATGCTGGGGAGCCTTATTTTGGACGTTGAGATAAGCCAGCTGGTGGATCCTAAAAAGACCGTGAGAATTAAGATTCCAAAAGAGTATGTGTCGGCAAAAGATGTTTTAAAGGCGCTATCTTTGGAATAA
- a CDS encoding serine/threonine protein kinase produces the protein MEHLISQKELEKFKELLGKRGVKLEKFYSKGTTSLVFTGNAEGKKVIIKLERPDSPRKNFKREAEILKFLEREEITPRLVDYGVFEGREFLVREFAEGEPLLYATPRKKHILQILEKTYRLDVLGIDHGQIQGGKHIIINDTVWIIDFEKAGFRKPKNVTSAMAMIFLNDNIIAKRVREKFNLDTRFLNALREALREYKRTKNIEKIRELLSSL, from the coding sequence ATGGAGCATCTCATAAGTCAGAAGGAGCTCGAGAAGTTCAAAGAACTTCTCGGGAAAAGGGGAGTTAAGCTCGAAAAATTCTACTCTAAAGGAACAACTAGCTTAGTGTTTACTGGAAATGCAGAGGGCAAAAAGGTTATCATAAAGCTCGAGAGACCTGATTCACCGAGAAAGAACTTCAAGAGGGAAGCAGAAATCCTGAAGTTTCTTGAAAGAGAAGAAATAACGCCACGTTTGGTGGATTATGGTGTTTTTGAGGGGAGAGAATTTCTCGTTAGAGAGTTTGCCGAAGGTGAGCCCCTGCTTTATGCAACTCCTCGAAAAAAGCACATACTTCAGATACTTGAAAAAACGTATCGGCTCGATGTTCTAGGCATTGATCACGGGCAGATACAGGGAGGAAAGCACATTATAATCAACGATACCGTCTGGATAATCGACTTTGAAAAAGCGGGCTTTAGAAAGCCAAAGAACGTAACCTCTGCCATGGCAATGATATTTCTCAACGACAACATTATCGCAAAAAGGGTTAGGGAAAAATTTAACCTAGATACTCGCTTCCTAAACGCTTTACGAGAGGCGTTGAGGGAATATAAGAGGACGAAAAACATTGAGAAGATCAGGGAGCTACTTTCTAGTCTTTAA
- a CDS encoding S9 family peptidase, with protein sequence MSKIEWNENTFSKFAYLSDPRISKDGKKVAYVLTKANLKDNKYENTIVVEEVEEGGRKFIENASMPRFSPSGKKITFVRANEEKKTAEVWLYDLSSMSGKKVLEAKNILDVSWNEDDRRILITGFKRRDDEDFVFEDDVPVWFDAKGFFDGEKTTFWIVDTESEEVLEEFDAERFSSAIWHGDAVIYNAPHRMDGKLQFFKFYDVYLYKDGESEKLFEGVSYAAVHSNGELVLLYGKPKKEKRSEHNFFYLWDGKDVKPLTEQFVHNNGGGKLDEKGNLYFTMAKEGKISLYKLEGKTLAPIVEDSSWVMGFDVSGDGKVVLLKETDTRLRELYLWDGELKQITDYNGPIFAKLKARPIRHFRFKSLDLELDGWYIKPDIKEGEKAPVIVFVHGGPKGMYGYYFKYEMQLMADKGYYVVFVNPRGSNGYDEDFALRVLERTGLEDFQDILNGVEEFFKLEPQADRERVGITGISYGGFMTNWALTQSDLFKAGISENGISYWLTSYAFSDIGLWFDKEVIGDNPLENENYKKLSPLFYAKNVKAPLLLIHSLEDYRCPLDQSVMFYHVLKDLGKEVYIAIFKRGAHGHSLRGSPRHRAKRYKLFMEFFERKLKKYEEGFDVEKILKGCNNKKGE encoded by the coding sequence ATGAGTAAGATCGAATGGAATGAAAACACCTTCTCTAAGTTTGCCTATTTGAGTGACCCGAGGATATCAAAGGATGGGAAGAAGGTTGCATACGTCCTAACAAAGGCAAACCTAAAGGACAACAAGTATGAAAACACTATAGTGGTTGAAGAGGTTGAAGAAGGCGGAAGAAAATTCATTGAAAATGCATCGATGCCTCGGTTTTCTCCAAGCGGAAAGAAAATAACCTTTGTAAGGGCAAATGAAGAAAAGAAAACTGCAGAAGTGTGGCTTTATGATTTGAGCTCAATGAGCGGAAAGAAAGTCCTTGAGGCAAAGAACATCCTCGACGTAAGCTGGAATGAAGATGATAGGAGAATACTAATAACGGGCTTCAAAAGAAGAGACGACGAGGATTTCGTCTTTGAAGACGACGTTCCCGTGTGGTTCGATGCTAAGGGCTTTTTTGATGGTGAGAAGACAACATTCTGGATAGTCGATACTGAGAGCGAAGAAGTTCTTGAGGAGTTTGATGCAGAGAGGTTCTCCTCCGCAATATGGCACGGGGATGCAGTTATTTACAACGCCCCCCACAGAATGGATGGGAAGCTTCAGTTCTTCAAGTTCTATGACGTGTATCTCTACAAGGATGGAGAGAGTGAAAAACTCTTTGAAGGAGTTTCATATGCTGCTGTACACTCCAATGGAGAGCTAGTTTTACTCTATGGAAAGCCAAAGAAAGAGAAGAGAAGCGAGCATAACTTCTTCTACCTCTGGGACGGCAAAGACGTCAAACCACTAACGGAACAATTCGTCCACAACAACGGAGGAGGAAAGCTCGATGAGAAAGGAAACCTCTACTTCACCATGGCAAAAGAAGGAAAAATAAGCCTCTACAAGCTCGAAGGAAAAACTTTAGCCCCAATAGTAGAGGACAGCTCCTGGGTAATGGGTTTCGACGTGAGCGGAGATGGAAAAGTAGTTCTCCTTAAAGAGACCGACACAAGGCTTAGGGAGCTCTACCTTTGGGACGGAGAGCTGAAGCAGATAACAGACTACAATGGGCCGATATTTGCGAAGCTTAAGGCAAGACCAATAAGGCACTTCCGGTTCAAGAGCCTTGATTTAGAGCTTGATGGGTGGTACATTAAGCCTGATATCAAAGAAGGCGAAAAAGCTCCGGTGATAGTGTTTGTCCACGGCGGGCCTAAAGGAATGTACGGCTATTACTTCAAGTACGAGATGCAGTTAATGGCTGACAAAGGCTATTACGTGGTTTTCGTTAACCCAAGGGGAAGCAATGGCTATGATGAAGACTTTGCCCTAAGAGTTCTTGAGAGAACGGGCTTAGAAGACTTCCAAGATATTCTAAACGGAGTAGAGGAGTTCTTTAAACTTGAGCCTCAGGCAGATAGGGAGAGGGTTGGGATAACAGGTATAAGCTATGGCGGCTTCATGACAAACTGGGCACTAACACAGAGCGATCTCTTTAAAGCAGGGATAAGCGAGAACGGCATAAGCTACTGGCTCACAAGCTACGCTTTCTCCGATATAGGCTTGTGGTTCGACAAGGAGGTAATAGGAGACAACCCACTCGAAAACGAGAATTACAAAAAGCTGAGCCCACTCTTCTATGCCAAAAACGTTAAAGCCCCTCTACTGCTGATTCACTCCCTTGAAGACTACCGCTGCCCACTCGACCAGAGCGTGATGTTCTACCACGTGCTTAAGGACTTAGGTAAAGAAGTCTACATTGCAATCTTTAAACGCGGCGCCCACGGGCACAGCCTAAGGGGAAGCCCAAGACACAGGGCAAAGCGCTACAAGCTCTTCATGGAGTTCTTCGAAAGAAAGCTCAAGAAGTATGAGGAAGGCTTTGATGTGGAGAAGATATTAAAGGGATGTAACAACAAAAAGGGAGAATGA
- a CDS encoding 6-hydroxymethylpterin diphosphokinase MptE-like protein, producing the protein MKWLEWEPFYVQILDKMGYDRGRDREAAFLLRELLLENKNYILAEDLKKRINERVHVFGAGPSLEKALGGEKFGGTLIAADGATSALLEYGITPDIIVTDLDGRFEDIKGANKLGAYVVVHAHGDNMDKLRAYVPKLKNVLGTCQTEPLDIVYNFGGFTDGDRAVFLAEELGAREIILAGFDFGEVVGKWSKPYLTEHTPIWETKKKKFEIAQMLLDWLKKNGRARIINL; encoded by the coding sequence ATGAAATGGTTGGAGTGGGAGCCGTTTTACGTCCAAATTCTAGACAAAATGGGCTACGATAGAGGGAGAGACAGAGAAGCTGCCTTTCTATTGAGAGAACTTTTGTTGGAGAACAAAAACTACATTCTGGCTGAAGACCTCAAAAAAAGAATTAACGAGAGAGTTCATGTTTTTGGAGCTGGACCGAGCTTGGAGAAAGCACTCGGGGGAGAAAAATTTGGGGGAACCTTAATAGCCGCCGATGGGGCAACCTCAGCCCTTTTGGAATATGGCATCACTCCGGATATTATTGTCACTGACTTGGATGGAAGGTTTGAAGACATAAAGGGGGCAAACAAGCTTGGGGCTTACGTTGTTGTTCATGCTCACGGGGACAACATGGACAAGCTTAGAGCTTATGTGCCAAAGCTCAAGAACGTTTTGGGGACGTGCCAAACAGAGCCTTTAGACATTGTTTACAACTTTGGCGGTTTTACCGATGGAGACAGAGCTGTTTTTCTTGCGGAGGAGCTTGGAGCTAGAGAGATAATCCTCGCTGGCTTCGATTTTGGAGAAGTAGTGGGAAAGTGGAGCAAACCCTATTTAACGGAGCACACCCCAATATGGGAGACTAAAAAGAAAAAGTTTGAAATCGCTCAAATGCTTCTGGACTGGCTTAAAAAGAATGGGAGAGCAAGGATAATAAACCTCTAA
- a CDS encoding ABC transporter substrate-binding protein translates to MKSKVLSLALLAIFVFSVVASGCIGGEKTTTQTGGAGYAEQIVIGVTDKVTDLDPANAYDFYTWEVLNNIMEGLVKYKPGTLEIEPALAESWEVNEDSTVWTFHLRKDLKFADGTPLKAQDVVRSIERVMTIQGDPSWLVTDFVEKVEAKDDYTVVFYLKQPTSYFLALLTTPPYFPVHPSYSPNEIQSDQTAGGAGPYKIAKWVRDEELVLEANPNYYGEPPKTKRIIIKFYRDASTMRLALQNGEIDIAWRTLRPTDIESLKSEGKYSVIEVPGGFIRYVCLNTKAEPTNNVKVRQALAAAIDRQEISNKVFKGTVEPLYSLIPNGMWSHIDAFKEKYGDGNIELAKKLLKEAGYDENNPLMIQLWYTPTHYGDTEADLAQVLKEQWERTGVIKVDIKSAEWGTYVDYARKGQMQVYLLGWYPDYLDPDDYTTPFLKSTANSWAGTGYANPTVDELLTKAQSLTDQNERTKLYEQVQKILAEEVPYIPLIQGKLFVVTSPDVKGVTIGPDMIFKYSTIYKEKS, encoded by the coding sequence ATGAAGAGTAAAGTACTATCTTTGGCATTGTTGGCCATTTTTGTTTTTAGTGTAGTGGCCAGTGGATGTATAGGAGGAGAAAAAACAACTACCCAAACGGGCGGAGCAGGATACGCAGAGCAAATAGTAATAGGAGTAACGGATAAAGTCACAGACTTAGATCCCGCAAATGCATATGATTTCTACACATGGGAAGTTCTCAACAACATAATGGAGGGGCTTGTCAAGTACAAGCCCGGAACTCTCGAGATAGAACCTGCTCTTGCAGAAAGCTGGGAAGTTAATGAAGATTCCACTGTTTGGACGTTCCACCTTAGAAAAGACCTAAAATTTGCAGATGGAACACCTCTAAAAGCTCAAGACGTTGTAAGAAGCATAGAGAGAGTAATGACAATCCAAGGAGATCCTTCGTGGCTTGTTACCGACTTTGTGGAAAAAGTTGAGGCAAAGGACGATTATACAGTCGTGTTCTACCTGAAACAGCCAACATCTTACTTTTTGGCACTTTTGACAACGCCACCATATTTCCCAGTTCATCCAAGCTATTCTCCAAATGAGATTCAAAGTGATCAGACTGCAGGTGGAGCTGGGCCATATAAAATAGCCAAATGGGTTAGAGATGAAGAGCTTGTCCTCGAAGCCAATCCGAACTACTACGGAGAGCCTCCCAAGACTAAGAGGATAATAATCAAGTTCTATAGAGACGCTTCAACCATGAGATTGGCACTACAAAACGGCGAAATAGACATTGCATGGAGAACCCTAAGGCCAACAGATATTGAGAGCTTGAAGAGTGAGGGCAAATATTCAGTTATCGAAGTACCTGGAGGATTCATAAGATATGTATGTCTTAACACAAAGGCCGAGCCAACAAACAACGTGAAAGTAAGGCAAGCCCTTGCAGCGGCAATCGACAGGCAGGAGATTTCAAACAAAGTCTTCAAAGGTACAGTTGAGCCATTATACAGCCTGATTCCAAATGGAATGTGGTCCCACATAGATGCATTCAAAGAGAAGTATGGTGATGGCAATATTGAGCTAGCTAAGAAGTTGCTCAAAGAGGCAGGCTATGATGAGAATAACCCATTAATGATACAGCTCTGGTACACTCCAACTCACTATGGTGACACTGAAGCAGACCTTGCTCAAGTACTTAAAGAACAGTGGGAGAGAACTGGAGTAATAAAAGTGGACATCAAGAGTGCCGAATGGGGAACATACGTGGATTATGCAAGAAAGGGACAAATGCAAGTGTATCTCCTTGGATGGTATCCAGACTATCTGGATCCAGACGATTACACAACTCCATTCTTAAAGAGCACCGCAAACAGTTGGGCTGGAACAGGATACGCGAATCCAACCGTTGATGAGTTATTAACAAAAGCCCAATCGCTCACAGACCAAAATGAAAGGACAAAGCTCTACGAACAAGTACAGAAGATACTTGCCGAAGAAGTTCCCTACATACCGCTGATACAAGGGAAACTCTTTGTTGTGACCAGTCCAGATGTCAAGGGCGTAACGATAGGACCAGATATGATATTCAAGTACTCCACCATTTATAAGGAGAAGAGCTGA
- a CDS encoding ABC transporter permease, giving the protein MARGIGQYIVIRGLMIIPTILILYTIVFIFLRILPGNPVLAVVGTKNISPEQLQHLMEMAGLDKPLYVQYFDYLWKMLHGDFGVTLAFPMGKPVVEYLKLRFPATLELTIFGFTVSVLLGLLTGTIAATKKGTKIDTGMRLYSIIAYTLFIPWFGMMLQYVFGIHFHVLPTSGRIDPGIELQRITGLYVLDSILTGNWEAFTSAIRHLILPATTLGIVLSGAYTRLVRNNMVDVLSQDFIRSYYARGVRDWKVTWYALKNAFIPVVTLMGLQFAILLGGAVLTETTFNWPGMGTFIVDRIDYRDYNAIQGAVVFFAFFVGLISLIVDIVYALLDPRVKY; this is encoded by the coding sequence ATGGCTCGTGGAATCGGTCAATACATAGTGATAAGGGGTCTCATGATAATCCCAACAATTTTGATCCTTTATACGATTGTTTTTATATTCCTCAGAATTTTACCCGGAAATCCTGTTTTAGCCGTTGTTGGAACCAAAAATATTTCTCCCGAACAGCTTCAGCATTTGATGGAAATGGCGGGGCTTGATAAGCCCCTGTATGTTCAATACTTTGATTATCTCTGGAAGATGCTTCATGGGGATTTTGGAGTAACTTTAGCATTCCCTATGGGAAAGCCTGTTGTTGAATATTTAAAATTGAGATTCCCGGCCACGTTAGAATTAACTATTTTTGGATTCACTGTAAGCGTTCTCCTTGGCCTTTTGACCGGAACAATAGCAGCAACAAAGAAAGGTACAAAGATTGATACAGGAATGAGGCTATACAGCATAATAGCATACACACTCTTTATTCCATGGTTTGGGATGATGCTTCAGTATGTTTTTGGTATACACTTTCATGTACTCCCAACTTCTGGAAGAATAGACCCCGGGATAGAGTTGCAAAGAATAACCGGCCTTTATGTATTGGACAGCATATTAACTGGAAACTGGGAAGCATTTACCAGCGCAATAAGGCACCTCATACTTCCAGCAACGACATTAGGCATAGTGCTTAGTGGAGCATACACAAGGCTTGTTAGAAACAACATGGTCGACGTCCTTAGTCAAGATTTTATCCGCTCCTACTATGCTAGGGGAGTTAGGGACTGGAAAGTTACATGGTACGCTCTTAAAAATGCATTTATTCCCGTCGTGACCCTAATGGGACTTCAATTTGCAATTTTGCTTGGGGGTGCAGTTTTAACTGAAACTACCTTCAACTGGCCAGGCATGGGAACCTTCATAGTAGACAGAATTGATTACAGAGACTATAACGCTATTCAAGGTGCGGTGGTGTTCTTTGCGTTCTTTGTGGGGCTTATCAGCTTGATAGTAGACATTGTATACGCACTCTTAGATCCGAGGGTTAAATACTGA
- a CDS encoding ABC transporter permease: MEVITKITGFIFDKKPGRGLLLFGLAIVLIVILMAIFAPLIAPYDPTKTTEDSFAPPSKEHPMGTNRLGQDVFSRIVWGSRVVLYVVFIATMLSMSIGVPLGLISGYHGGKIDRVLSVIMDSIYAFPALILAIVIAVVLGPSPVNTAIAISFVYVPTYFRMVRGQTLSLKGQLFVEAAKALGAKNREIMFKYILPNLAPTVLVVFTLSVADAILTEAGLSFLGLSVTPPTPDWGYDLRVGQPFLLDGYWWLVFFPGVMIMLLAMAFALIGEALSERISLGTR, translated from the coding sequence ATGGAAGTAATAACCAAAATTACAGGATTCATCTTTGATAAAAAACCCGGAAGAGGGCTTTTATTGTTTGGACTTGCAATAGTGCTGATAGTTATTCTAATGGCGATTTTTGCACCGCTTATAGCACCATATGATCCTACAAAGACAACGGAAGATAGCTTCGCGCCGCCAAGTAAGGAGCATCCGATGGGAACGAACAGATTAGGACAAGACGTCTTCTCAAGAATAGTCTGGGGATCGAGAGTAGTTCTTTATGTCGTGTTTATAGCTACTATGCTTTCTATGAGCATAGGCGTTCCTCTAGGCCTCATCTCTGGATACCACGGAGGAAAGATAGACAGGGTACTAAGTGTAATCATGGACAGCATCTACGCATTTCCGGCACTCATACTTGCAATAGTTATTGCCGTAGTTCTAGGCCCAAGTCCGGTAAACACTGCCATTGCGATATCATTTGTATATGTGCCAACGTATTTCAGAATGGTTAGGGGACAAACGCTGAGCTTAAAAGGACAATTATTTGTCGAGGCTGCTAAGGCATTAGGAGCGAAGAACAGGGAGATAATGTTTAAGTATATCCTTCCCAACCTAGCACCAACTGTATTAGTCGTTTTCACTTTAAGCGTTGCAGATGCTATTCTAACAGAGGCAGGACTGAGTTTCTTAGGATTATCTGTGACACCTCCAACTCCAGACTGGGGATACGACTTAAGAGTAGGACAACCATTCCTCTTAGATGGCTACTGGTGGCTTGTGTTCTTCCCAGGAGTGATGATAATGCTGCTCGCAATGGCATTTGCACTAATTGGAGAAGCCTTAAGCGAAAGAATTTCCCTTGGGACGAGGTGA
- a CDS encoding ABC transporter ATP-binding protein, protein MLLEVKNLSIYYYTLAGTVRAVENVSFTIDKKEWVSFVGESGSGKSTVAYALLNLVPSPGKIVNGEIIFEGKNILGLTKDELREIRGKEISMVFQDPMTSLDPLRKIGDQIVEVMTEHGMEKDEAYNRAKELLRKVNLPEDRMSYYPHQLSGGQRQRIAIAIAMAFNPKLLIADEPTTALDVIVQDAIMDLIESLKKEGTSIFFVTHDISLAAERSDKIAVMYAGKLVEFGKVEQILENPLHPYTQSLLASVPDLWSEKEIKAIPGYPPDLRNPPSGCRFHPRCPVFKEKATLKGVCDSIEPETIEIEKGHFVSCHLYR, encoded by the coding sequence ATGCTGCTGGAAGTAAAAAACTTAAGCATTTATTATTACACCCTTGCCGGCACTGTGAGAGCAGTTGAAAATGTGTCTTTCACAATAGACAAAAAAGAATGGGTAAGCTTTGTTGGGGAAAGTGGGAGCGGAAAATCTACAGTAGCTTACGCTCTCTTGAACCTCGTCCCCTCCCCTGGTAAAATCGTCAATGGGGAGATTATCTTTGAGGGAAAAAACATACTTGGATTAACGAAAGATGAGCTAAGAGAGATAAGGGGAAAAGAAATCAGCATGGTTTTCCAGGATCCTATGACGAGCTTAGACCCTCTAAGAAAAATTGGCGATCAAATAGTGGAAGTTATGACGGAACATGGTATGGAAAAAGATGAAGCATATAATAGAGCCAAGGAACTGCTTAGGAAGGTAAACCTCCCAGAAGATAGAATGAGCTATTATCCTCACCAGCTCAGTGGTGGGCAAAGACAGAGGATTGCCATAGCCATTGCCATGGCATTTAATCCAAAGCTCCTTATAGCAGATGAACCCACAACTGCCCTAGATGTTATAGTGCAGGATGCAATTATGGATCTTATTGAGAGCCTCAAGAAAGAGGGAACAAGCATATTTTTTGTGACACATGATATATCCCTTGCGGCAGAGAGAAGTGATAAAATAGCTGTAATGTATGCAGGAAAACTAGTGGAGTTTGGAAAGGTGGAGCAAATTCTTGAAAATCCCCTTCATCCCTATACCCAATCACTCCTTGCAAGTGTTCCTGATTTATGGAGTGAAAAAGAGATAAAAGCAATACCCGGCTATCCTCCCGATCTCAGAAATCCTCCAAGTGGGTGTAGATTCCACCCAAGATGTCCCGTGTTTAAAGAAAAAGCCACTTTAAAGGGAGTTTGTGACTCCATAGAACCTGAAACTATTGAAATTGAAAAAGGTCACTTCGTAAGTTGCCACCTGTACAGGTGA